The proteins below come from a single Rosa rugosa chromosome 2, drRosRugo1.1, whole genome shotgun sequence genomic window:
- the LOC133729637 gene encoding sphingolipid delta(4)-desaturase DES1-like: MGRGGDERDGEEEQEEGVMATDFFWSYTDEPHASRRRQILSQYPQIKELFGPDPLAFLKISVVVLLQLCTAAALHNAGWLKILAIAYFFGSFLNHNLFLAIHELSHNLAFSTPVYNRWLGIFANLPIGVPMSVTFQKYHLEHHRFQGVDGIDMDIPSKVEAYVVRNVFTKSIWVLLQLFFYALRPVFLKPKPPGCWEFINLFVQISLDASMVYFCGWKSFAYLILSTFVGGGMHPMAGHFISEHYVFNPDQETYSYYGPLNLMTWSVGYHNEHHDFPRIPGSKLHKVKSIAPEYYEGLESYKSWSQVIYMYIMDRTVGPFSRMKRKPSKSE, translated from the exons ATGGGGAGAGGGGGAGATgagagagatggagaagaagaacaagaggaGGGAGTGATGGCTACGGACTTCTTCTGGTCCTATACAGACGAGCCTCACGCTTCTCGGCGCCGTCAGATCCTCTCTCAGTACCCTCAGATTAAGGAGCTTTTTGGCCCTGATCCATTGGCGTTTCTCAAG ATTAGTGTGGTTGTGTTGCTTCAGCTCTGCACTGCTGCAGCACTTCACAATGCAGGCTGGCTGAAGATTCTGGCAATAGCCTACTTCTTCGGCTCTTTTCTCAACCACAACCTCTTCTTGGCCATCCATGAGCTCAGCCACAATCTCGCCTTCTCAACCCCAGTCTACAACCGTTGGCTTGGTATCTTTGCTAACCTCCCAATTGGCGTTCCCATGTCTGTCACCTTCCAGAAGTATCACCTCGAGCACCATCGCTTCCAAGGAGTAGATGGCATTGACATGGACATCCCAAGCAAAGTTGAGGCTTATGTGGTGAGAAATGTGTTCACCAAATCCATATGGGTTCTACTTCAACTCTTCTTCTATGCTCTTCGGCCTGTGTTTCTGAAACCGAAACCCCCTGGTTGTTGGGAGTTCATCAACCTTTTTGTCCAGATATCCCTCGATGCCTCCATGGTTTACTTCTGTGGTTGGAAGTCTTTTGCTTATTTGATCCTCTCTACATTTGTTGGGGGTGGGATGCACCCTATGGCTGGTCACTTCATTTCCGAGCATTACGTCTTCAATCCTGATCAAGAGACATATTCTTACTATGGCCCTCTTAATCTCATGACTTGGAGCGTAGGGTACCATAATGAGCACCACGACTTTCCCAGAATTCCTGGGAGCAAGCTCCACAAGGTGAAGTCCATTGCACCAGAATACTATGAGGGTTTGGAGTCTTATAAATCGTGGAGTCAGGTCATCTACATGTATATAATGGACAGAACAGTTGGGCCATTTAGCCGAATGAAGAGGAAGCCAAGCAAATCGGAATAG